In Flavobacterium sp. N1736, the following are encoded in one genomic region:
- a CDS encoding DUF6929 family protein produces MEKFTLEILFQIIGIGSASGLFFNSDSLYIIGDNSGFLYEYNMQNQQLSHHSLIDNPSQNIPKNIKPDFESITNHNDTLYIFGSGSTENRNKMIAFDLKTKTILQKNNLVDLYAVMQSFGSIKPEDFNLEGAIFDGENWYLFNRGNGISNKNTIFTIHAKSLGEEFALVATNYKLPKIKGVRSSFTDAILVDDKIYFLSTAENTKSTYDDGEILGSFIGRIDLKTMKIDFTQKITATNKFEGLTFYKKSNDKIEFLLCEDNDTELLETKIFKLSLPVK; encoded by the coding sequence ATGGAAAAATTTACATTAGAAATATTATTTCAAATCATCGGAATCGGTTCTGCATCAGGATTATTTTTCAATAGTGATTCGCTTTATATCATTGGCGATAACAGCGGATTTTTATACGAATACAATATGCAAAATCAGCAATTGAGCCATCATTCTTTAATTGATAATCCGTCGCAAAATATTCCGAAAAATATAAAACCGGATTTTGAATCCATTACGAATCATAATGACACACTTTATATTTTTGGTTCCGGTTCTACCGAAAACAGAAATAAAATGATTGCCTTTGATTTAAAAACTAAAACTATTTTACAAAAGAATAATTTAGTCGATTTATATGCTGTAATGCAAAGTTTTGGTTCCATAAAACCGGAAGATTTTAATCTTGAAGGCGCAATTTTTGATGGCGAAAACTGGTATTTATTTAATCGCGGAAACGGAATTTCAAACAAAAACACCATTTTTACAATTCATGCCAAAAGCCTGGGAGAAGAATTTGCATTGGTTGCAACCAATTATAAACTTCCTAAAATAAAAGGCGTTCGCTCCAGTTTTACCGACGCAATTTTAGTCGATGACAAAATCTATTTTCTTTCTACAGCCGAAAACACTAAATCGACTTACGACGACGGAGAAATCCTGGGAAGTTTCATAGGAAGAATAGATCTTAAAACCATGAAAATCGATTTTACGCAGAAAATAACAGCAACAAATAAATTTGAAGGTTTGACTTTCTATAAAAAATCAAATGATAAAATAGAGTTTTTGCTTTGCGAAGATAACGATACGGAATTGTTGGAAACAAAGATTTTTAAATTGAGTTTACCTGTAAAATAA
- a CDS encoding PPK2 family polyphosphate kinase, with amino-acid sequence MKSIDPNDFKVTDKIKLSKIPTLLNINADDDEKEEKLDKVQSKLSDLQDVMYAHNKYSVLICLQGMDTSGKDSLIREVFKEFNPRGVVVHSFKTPNSIELEHDYLWRHYIALPEKGKFAIFNRTHYENVLVTRVHPEFIVAENLPGINSVDDITPKFWKRRIEQINNFESHIAENGTIVMKFYLHLSKEEQRQRLLRRLEEGKHNWKFSPGDLKEREHWDEYQEYYEEAINKTSTEHAPWYIVPADDKEMARYIVAKIIWEEMKKYTDIKEPELDEKIRDNFEIYKKELGKK; translated from the coding sequence ATGAAATCTATAGACCCGAATGATTTTAAAGTTACGGATAAAATAAAATTATCAAAAATTCCAACCTTATTAAATATAAATGCCGACGATGACGAAAAGGAAGAAAAACTAGATAAAGTTCAGTCCAAATTGAGCGATTTGCAAGATGTAATGTATGCGCACAATAAATATTCTGTTTTGATTTGCCTGCAGGGAATGGATACATCAGGAAAAGATAGTTTGATTCGGGAAGTTTTTAAAGAATTTAATCCGCGTGGCGTCGTGGTGCATAGTTTTAAAACGCCCAATTCGATAGAGTTAGAACACGATTATTTATGGCGCCATTATATTGCGTTGCCAGAAAAAGGAAAGTTTGCGATTTTTAACCGTACACATTATGAGAATGTTTTGGTAACGCGCGTGCATCCTGAATTTATTGTAGCAGAGAATTTGCCGGGAATTAATTCCGTTGATGATATCACGCCTAAATTCTGGAAAAGAAGAATTGAACAAATCAATAATTTTGAAAGTCATATTGCTGAAAACGGTACGATTGTGATGAAATTTTATCTTCATTTGAGTAAAGAGGAACAGCGACAACGATTGTTGCGTCGTCTGGAAGAAGGAAAACACAATTGGAAATTTTCGCCCGGAGATTTGAAAGAACGCGAACATTGGGACGAATATCAGGAATATTATGAAGAAGCTATTAACAAAACTTCAACAGAACATGCGCCCTGGTATATTGTTCCCGCTGATGATAAAGAAATGGCGCGTTATATTGTAGCCAAAATTATCTGGGAAGAAATGAAAAAATACACAGATATTAAAGAACCGGAATTAGATGAAAAAATAAGGGACAATTTTGAAATATATAAGAAGGAATTAGGTAAGAAGTAA
- a CDS encoding RNA polymerase sigma factor, whose translation MNRDAQRQVYEHMAPKLYRVCKRYLKKEEEIEESLADAFYTIFTKIEQLKEEKAFEAWARKITVNHCLATIKKNTNFNMYLDDVKLLSQPFTDEINSLEEEDLLNLLNHIPDGCKTVFNLFVIEGYGHKEIASMLNISEGTSKSQLNASKTKLKELVNKLYYQKAK comes from the coding sequence ATGAACCGCGATGCTCAGCGTCAGGTTTATGAGCATATGGCTCCAAAGTTATATCGCGTTTGCAAGCGATACTTAAAAAAGGAAGAAGAAATCGAAGAATCTTTGGCTGACGCTTTCTATACCATATTTACAAAAATAGAGCAGCTTAAAGAAGAAAAAGCTTTTGAGGCCTGGGCGCGAAAAATAACAGTCAATCATTGTTTGGCAACGATTAAGAAAAATACAAACTTTAATATGTATTTGGATGATGTGAAACTGCTTTCGCAACCTTTTACTGACGAGATCAATTCGCTCGAAGAAGAAGATTTGCTCAATTTATTAAACCATATTCCGGATGGCTGTAAAACTGTTTTTAACCTTTTTGTTATTGAAGGTTACGGACATAAAGAAATAGCCAGCATGCTCAACATTTCTGAAGGAACATCAAAATCACAATTGAATGCTTCTAAAACCAAGTTGAAGGAATTAGTAAACAAATTGTATTATCAAAAAGCAAAGTAG